Proteins from a genomic interval of Pseudodesulfovibrio nedwellii:
- the ald gene encoding alanine dehydrogenase translates to MIIGIPKEIKTLENRVSMTPGAVESLVRHGNKVLVEAGAGLGSGLTDAEYETAGAAMVSAEEAWGAEMVIKVKEPLDSEFKYLRKGLILFTYLHLAAAESLTHALLESGTTGIAYETVESPDHTLPLLTPMSEVAGRMATQVGAHHLEKTQGGEGILLGGVPGVYPAEVMVIGGGVVGTNAARIAMGMGARVTILDLSHQRLQYLDEVFQGRITTMMSTEPNIRQMITKADLVVGAVLIPGAKAPNLITRDMLSLMKKGSVIVDVAVDQGGCVETIKATTHDDPTYIVDGVVHYGVANMPGAVPRTSTFALVNQTTPYALRLAAKGVDALKDDPGLALGLNTYKGKLTCPAVGEAFGMESQTPEEALGI, encoded by the coding sequence ATTATCGGTATCCCCAAGGAAATCAAAACACTTGAGAATCGCGTTTCCATGACCCCCGGGGCCGTGGAATCTCTGGTACGTCACGGCAACAAGGTGCTCGTCGAAGCTGGAGCCGGTCTTGGCAGTGGCCTGACCGATGCTGAATACGAGACCGCAGGTGCCGCCATGGTCTCCGCCGAGGAAGCATGGGGCGCGGAAATGGTCATCAAGGTCAAAGAACCGCTGGATTCTGAATTCAAGTATCTCCGCAAAGGTCTTATCCTGTTCACCTACCTGCATCTGGCTGCTGCCGAGTCCCTGACTCACGCTCTGCTGGAATCCGGCACCACCGGCATCGCCTACGAAACAGTTGAATCCCCGGACCACACCCTGCCACTGCTTACCCCCATGTCCGAAGTGGCTGGCCGTATGGCAACACAGGTCGGCGCACACCACCTTGAAAAGACTCAGGGCGGCGAAGGAATTCTCCTCGGCGGCGTTCCCGGCGTATATCCGGCAGAAGTCATGGTTATCGGTGGCGGCGTGGTCGGCACTAACGCGGCTCGCATTGCCATGGGCATGGGCGCTCGCGTAACCATCCTCGATCTTTCCCACCAGCGTCTCCAGTATCTGGACGAAGTATTCCAGGGCCGCATCACCACCATGATGTCCACCGAGCCGAATATCCGTCAGATGATCACCAAGGCTGACCTTGTTGTCGGCGCGGTGCTCATTCCCGGCGCAAAGGCTCCGAACCTCATCACCCGCGACATGCTTTCGCTCATGAAAAAAGGTTCCGTCATCGTTGACGTCGCCGTTGATCAGGGTGGCTGCGTAGAGACCATCAAAGCCACCACGCACGACGATCCCACATACATCGTTGACGGCGTGGTTCACTACGGCGTAGCGAATATGCCCGGCGCAGTTCCCCGCACCTCCACCTTCGCATTGGTCAACCAGACCACGCCGTACGCCCTGCGTCTGGCCGCCAAGGGCGTTGATGCCCTCAAGGACGATCCGGGCCTGGCTCTCGGCCTGAACACTTACAAGGGCAAATTGACCTGTCCCGCTGTCGGCGAAGCCTTTGGCATGGAGTCCCAGACTCCCGAAGAAGCTCTCGGCATATAG
- a CDS encoding DUF3088 family protein has translation MLEGLLGYFPQLREELDVKTIEFVRPRASIITFLGEKNQECPCLILADPTKAKGLPIQQYGPHTFITDDKIIIEYLARNNGISRPAHD, from the coding sequence ATCCTGGAAGGATTGCTTGGCTACTTTCCTCAATTGCGGGAAGAACTTGATGTCAAAACCATCGAATTCGTACGTCCCAGAGCCTCAATCATCACATTTCTCGGTGAAAAAAATCAGGAATGCCCCTGCCTGATTCTGGCAGATCCGACCAAAGCAAAAGGGCTGCCGATCCAACAATATGGACCGCACACCTTCATCACCGACGACAAAATCATCATCGAATATCTGGCCCGCAACAACGGCATCAGCCGCCCGGCGCACGACTAA